A genomic region of Papaver somniferum cultivar HN1 chromosome 7, ASM357369v1, whole genome shotgun sequence contains the following coding sequences:
- the LOC113295013 gene encoding uncharacterized protein LOC113295013 produces the protein MKGPKWGNTYDLQILLHFKITGIAIKMTRVKQCFFKLPGRGKVMICCDGASKGNPGIAGLFFVERNEHDKYLGAGSGGLGITTNYLAEVMALIVAGEWAVQKKYEKVCFRLDSKAFLLAFSYDKIPWIVENRWKNIRKHLSEISFIHSYREINFSADKMANKGVLLARGTIIYYEEKPSFLNQLEEEDGIYFRFSF, from the coding sequence ATGAAAGGGCCAAAATGGGGTAATACTTATGATCTACAAATCTTACTTCATTTTAAAATCACAGGTATTGCTATAAAGATGACAAGGGTTAAACAATGCTTCTTCAAATTACCTGGCAGAGGGAAAGTTATGATATGCTGTGATGGTGCTTCAAAAGGTAACCCTGGAATTGCAGGTCTATTTTTTGTGGAAAGGAATGAACATGATAAATACTTGGGAGCAGGCTCTGGTGGTTTGGGGATAACAACAAATTATCTGGCAGAAGTTATGGCATTGATAGTTGCTGGTGAATGGGCTGTGCAGAAAAAATATGAAAAGGTATGCTTCAGGCTTGATTCAAAAGCATTCTTACTAGCTTTCAGTTATGATAAAATACCATGGATTGTTGAAAATAGATGGAAGAACATTAGAAAACATCTTTCAGAGATATCTTTCATTCACTCTTATAGAGAAATAAATTTTTCTGCTGATAAAATGGCCAACAAGGGAGTGCTTCTTGCAAGAGGAACAATCATATACTATGAAGAAAAACCAAGTTTCTTGAATCAGCTGGAGGAGGAGGATGGCATATACTTCAGATTCAGTTTTTAA